Proteins from one Impatiens glandulifera chromosome 2, dImpGla2.1, whole genome shotgun sequence genomic window:
- the LOC124925693 gene encoding peroxisome biogenesis protein 22-like: MSDYSKEDFVQLIKRFGAYLSVKMSNIFPISLRNLDSQTVGAIAGFALAVLFTWRFMRTPSAPRRRPPKRQANAPSSSGISSHSNANLNPPGFSPSLEDSRAQDVIDEFFQPVKPTLGQIVRQRLSEGRKVTCRLLGVILEETTPEELQKHATVRSSVLEVLLEVTKFCDLYLMERVLDDESEKRVLLALEDAGVFTSGGLVKDKVLFCGTEIGRTSFVRQLEPDWHIDSNVEIVTQLSRFIKYQLHIAPTRIERTAANVSSSPSLEQFFGSV, from the exons ATGTCTGATTACTCGAAGGAAGACTTTGTACAGCTGATCAAAAGATTTGGAGCTTATCTCAGTGTCAAAATGTCTAATATCTTCCCCATCTCGCTTCGCAATTTG GATTCACAAACTGTTGGGGCAATAGCAGGGTTTGCTTTGGCAGTACTATTTACTTGGAGATTTATGAGGACACCGAGTGCACCCAGGAGACGGCCACCCAAGAGGCAAGCAAACGCGCCTAGTTCATCTGGTATTAGTTCTCATTCTAATGCAAATCTGAACCCACCTGGATTTTCACCATCTTTGGAAGATTCACGAGCACAAGATGTTATTGATGAGTTTTTTCAACCTGTTAAG CCAACTCTAGGACAAATCGTTAGGCAGAGATTGAGTGAAGGAAGGAAG GTAACATGCCGCTTGCTTGGTGTCATCCTTGAGGAAACCACTCCAGAGGAGCTTCAG AAACACGCCACTGTCAGATCCTCTGTTCTGGAAGTTCTGCTTGAAGTAACAAAATTTTGTGATCTGTATCTAATGGAAAGAGTACTGGATGATGAAAGTGAG AAAAGGGTTCTTCTTGCTTTAGAAGATGCTGGGGTCTTTACATCTGGAGGCTTGGTTAAAGACAAG GTTCTGTTTTGTGGTACTGAGATTGGCCGGACATCATTTGTTAGGCAACTTGAACCGGACTGGCACATTGATTCAAATGTCGAGATTGTTACCCAGCTATCG CGATTCATCAAATATCAACTTCATATTGCGCCTACTAGAATAGAAAGGACTGCTGCTAATGTTTCCAGCTCTCCATCTTTGGAACAGTTTTTCGGATCTGTTTGA
- the LOC124924848 gene encoding uncharacterized protein LOC124924848: MVRCYLILCVFLLLLASPLPSEANRKVLETLADAVELAVDQVLIGCSKENITKEEDTHCESCLSSKILLVKKRKPKESILDLPPQAKRTLLDCLRKHHSLHSRTWFSKFRPIVSKTYIVCNTHASKLFRARRLGDSKSAPNPTESDGHHARAPAHQPRRKKRDSQKHVAIVSTITAVAVIILSPIVYLCCLRGDSSKANTRNRQRDRQSRLNACSYEISAGILLKENKNNSISVHYVSL, encoded by the exons ATGGTGCGTTGTTATCTCATTCTTTGCGTCTTTCTGCTTCTTCTCGCCTCACCACTTCCTTCGGAAGCCAACCGGAAAGTTTTAGAAACCCTCGCCGACGCCGTTGAATTGGCG GTGGATCAGGTGCTTATTGGTTGCAGCAAAGAGAATATAACCAAGGAAGAAGACACACATTGTGAATCCTGCCTTAGTAGTAAGATACTATTAGTAAAGAAAAGAAAGCCAAAGGAGTCTATACTTGATCTTCCTCCACAAGCGAAACGAACTCTTCTTGATTGCTTGAGGAAACATCATTCACTTCATTCTCGGACTTGGTTCTCTAAATTCAGGCCAATTGTTTCCAAAACCTACATAGTTTGTAACACACATGCATCCAAGCTATTTAGAGCTCGACGACTTGGTGACTCAAAATCTGCACCAAATCCAACTGAGAGTGACGGTCATCATGCCCGTGCTCCTGCTCATCAACCACGTCGTAAGAAAAGGGATAGCCAGAAGCATGTTGCCATTGTATCGACTATAACTGCAGTTGCTGTAATTATCCTTTCTCCTATCGTTTACCTATGCTGTCTCAGGGGGGATAGTAGCAAAGCTAACACCAGGAACAGACAAAGAGATAGGCAATCTCGTCTGAATGCTTGTTCATACGAAATATCTGCTGGTATTttgttaaaagaaaacaaaaacaattcaATCTCTGTTCATTATGTCTCCCTCTGA
- the LOC124925691 gene encoding formin-like protein 3, translating into MVGGHGTSVVLSQSAESMVCGTGKLLPLPPGRIAQLPPPAPPAPIKPPAPAPPPPPPSRPGKVTKPPPNCGQSSSGGGSNDPDSQKAKLKPFFWDKVMADPDSSMVWHELRAGSFQVDEEMMESLFGYGLEKGKGIRMKDLSSSESPIQYIQIIDAKKSQNLAILLKALNVSTEEVCDALNEGNELPGELVHTLLKMAPTSDEELKLRLFNGDITHLGPAERFLKVMVDIPFAFKRLESLSFVSSLQEDVSSMKETFSILEAACMELKNNRLFLKLLEAVLKTGNRMNDGTYRGGAEAFKLDTLLKLSDVKGADGKTTLLHFVVLEIIRSEGVRSAREKRKSVSSVRTEEENSTTVDVDHASSSTSATETEYYRGLGLEVVSGLSNELVNVTKAAAIDGDNISATVSKLIQSLSKTQSFVRCEVASLEKENEFRKTLENFAENAEEDIRKVEEEEKRVRNVVKETVDYFHGVSGKEDGLRLFITVRDFLVILEKVCKEVKNNNSSSSSSTTTITMLKQIPPPPPQKRSIQSEPGSPDSHQSNDVLVAHVRPRLFDHEHDHVHDNDNDHDDDEDELSS; encoded by the exons ATGGTTGGTGGCCATGGAACATCTGTAGTCCTCTCTCAATCAGCTGAAAGTATGGTTTGTGGGACAGGAAAACTGTTGCCACTACCTCCAGGGAGAATTGCTCAATTGCCACCACCTGCACCACCAGCTCCTATTAAACCTCCGGCTCCTGCTCCTCCACCCCCACCGCCCTCGAGGCCTGGAAAGGTAACTAAACCTCCACCTAATTGCGGCCAGTCTTCTTCAGGTGGGGGCAGCAATGATCCAGACTCTCAAAAGGCCAAGCTCAAGCCATTCTTCTGGGATAAGGTTATGGCTGATCCTGATAGTTCAATGGTCTGGCATGAACTTAGAGCAGGATCATTTCA GGTAGACGAGGAAATGATGGAATCTCTGTTCGGGTATGGTTTAGAAAAGGGGAAGGGCATCCGCATGAAGGATCTGTCTTCCTCTGAATCCCCAATTCAATACATTCAGATAATCGATGCCAAAAAATCGCAGAATTTGGCCATTCTCCTCAAGGCGTTGAATGTATCTACAGAAGAAGTCTGTGATGCGCTAAATGAAG GGAACGAACTACCTGGTGAGCTTGTTCATACTTTACTGAAGATGGCACCAACATCTGATGAAGAACTGAAGCTCAGATTGTTCAATGGCGATATTACTCATTTGGGACCAGCAGAAAGATTCCTCAAAGTCATGGTTGACATCCCCTTCGCCTTCAAACGTCTCGAATCCTTATCCTTCGTAAGCTCGTTGCAGGAGGACGTTTCTTCAATGAAGGAGACATTTTCAATCTTGGAg GCAGCTTGCATGGAACTCAAGAACAACCGATTATTCCTAAAGCTCTTAGAGGCTGTTCTAAAGACAGGTAACCGAATGAACGATGGTACCTACAGAGGCGGCGCGGAAGCGTTCAAACTCGACACACTCTTGAAACTATCAGACGTGAAAGGAGCCGATGGCAAGACGACTCTCCTGCACTTCGTGGTACTGGAGATTATTCGATCGGAAGGGGTGAGAAGTGCGCGAGAGAAACGTAAGAGTGTTTCGAGTGTGAGAACAGAGGAAGAGAATTCAACGACAGTTGATGTTGATCATGCGTCGTCTTCAACAAGCGCCACAGAGACAGAATATTACAGGGGACTAGGACTTGAGGTGGTTTCGGGGTTGAGTAACGAGCTAGTGAACGTAACGAAGGCTGCAGCTATAGACGGGGATAATATAAGTGCGACTGTTAGTAAGCTTATTCAGTCGCTTTCGAAGACGCAGAGTTTCGTTCGATGCGAGGTGGCGAGTCTGGAGAAGGAGAATGAGTTTAGAAAAACTCTGGAGAATTTTGCGGAGAATGCGGAGGAGGATATTAGAAAGgtggaagaggaagagaagagGGTAAGGAATGTTGTGAAGGAAACTGTGGATTATTTCCATGGTGTATCAGGAAAGGAGGATGGATTGAGACTGTTTATAACTGTTAGAGATTTCTTGGTGATATTGGAGAAAGTTTGTAAAGAGGTAAAAAACAACAACAGTAGCAGCAGCAGCTCTACTACAACTATAACAATGTTAAAACAGattccaccaccaccaccacagAAAAGAAGTATTCAATCTGAGCCTGGTTCCCCAGATTCTCATCAATCCAATGATGTATTAGTAGCCCATGTTCGTCCACGACTCTTTGATCATGAACATGATCATGTtcatgataatgataatgatcatgatgatgatgaagatgaattGTCTTCGTAA